CTCACCCTCCGCACCGGCACCCACCTTGCCGTCGTAGGTCCCAGCGGAACCGGAAAATCGACGCTCACCGCGCTGATCGCCGGTCTCCTGCAACCGCGGCACGGCACCGTCCGGGCCTGCGCGACCGTCCTCATCCCGCAGGAGGCGTACGTCCACACCGGCACGCTCGCCGAGAACCTGGCCCTCCACCGCTGCGACCCGGTGCCCGAGTCGGAGCTCCTGGCCGCCGCCGACGCCGTCGGTCTGACCCCCCTGCTGAGAACACTGGGCGGACCCGGCACCCCCGTCGAACCAGCGGCGCTCTCGGCCGGCCAGCGGCAGCTGATCGCGCTGACCCGCGCCTACCTCTCCCCCGCCCCGCTGGCCCTGCTGGACGAGGCGACCTGCCACCTCGACCCGGAGGCGGAGGCACGTGCCGAGCGGGCCTTCGCGGCGCGTCCGGGCGGCACGCTGATCGTCGTCGCCCACCGGATCAGCTCCGCCCGCCGCGCCGACCGGATCCTCGTCCTGGACGGCGCGCGCACCACCTGCGGCACCCACGGAGAGCTGCTGCGCACCTCGGCCCTGTACCGGGACCTGGCCGGCCACTGGACGCACCCGGCGCCCCCGCCCGGCCAGTCACCCCCGCCCCTCACACCCACCCCTCCCCCCGCGATATCCGAATCGCGTCGACCCGGTTCCGTGCGCCGGTCTTGCGGGTGATCGACGCCATGTAGTTGCGGACCGTCCCGTTGGATAAGTGCAGGCTGCCCGCGATCTCCGCGATGGACGCGCCCCCGGCCGCCAGGGACAGCACGCTCAGCTCACGTCTGGTCAGCGGCATCTCGGCCGCCTTGAGGAACCCGAAGCCCAGCGAGGCATCGACGAAACGTTCCCTCTCCGCGACGGAGCGGATGGCGCGCACCAGCCGGTCCGGCGAGCCGGCCTTGTCGACGAAACCGAGCGCGCCCGCCTCCGCGGCCCGCTTCAGCAGGCCCGGCCGGTCCGCGTGGGCCAGCACCACGAGCGCCGGCGGCCTGCCACCGGTGTGCGGCGGACACAGATCGCCGAGGGGGACCGTGCCCTGGCCGTCCGCACACTCCAGGTCCGCCGCGCACACATCCGGACACAGGGACCGCACCCGCGCGCCGGCACCCCGCCACGGCGTGTCGTCCACATCGAGCCCCGGTTCCCGCCGCAGCCACTCCGCCAGGACCGATCGCACCAGACACACGTCGTGCACCAGAAGCACCCGGATCACTACTCCGCCCCCTCGGATGATCGTCCTACGCCCATACCTCGTCGCCCCCGTGCCACTGTGGTCCGCGCCGTCACTCCCCTCACGATCCGCGCCGCGCCCCGGGCACGGGAAAGCGCGTGCCCATTCTTGGGCGCCGGTACCGTTCGCGGGCGCGGAGATCCGGCCAACAGGGTGCGCGGGGGCGCACGCTCGGCGCTCGTACGCCGCCCGCGCTTCCGCTGCACGGGCATGGGTACGGACGGACGGGGTATTCGGCGGCGTCCGCATGGGGGCGGCCAGGGGCCGCGGCCGGGGCCCTCGCCGTGCGCGGCGCGCCCCCGCGAGGGAATGTTGTCCCCAGGATGCGCGCCTCGGCTGTACGAGGAGGTGGTCGGCGTGTCCGACGGGCCAGGGCCGGGACCGGCACCGGCGGCCGGGGAGGTACTGGTCGCCCAGCCGGTGCTGTCGCTCGCGCTGGTCTCGATGATGCAGGAGGTGCACGCGCACTCCGGTGCGGTGTACCTGCTCCGGCCGGACGAGCCGGTCCTGGAGATGACGGTGCACGCCGGCATGCCCCGGGCGTTCGCGGCGCCGTGGGAGCGGGTCGGGCTGAGCGCGCCGATCCCGGTCGCCGACGCGGCGCGCGAGCGGCGGCTGGTGTGGGTGGGCGGCGAGGAGCAGATGGCCCGCTGCTATCCGCGCATCGCGGTGGTGCTGCCGTACCCGTTCGCGCTGGCCGCGCTGCCCGTGGCGACGGAGCGGCAGGTGTACGGCGCGGTGTTCGTGACCTGGCCGGGTGCGCATCCCCCGGAGCTGTCCCCCGGGGAGCGCGACCATCTGTGGGCGGCCTGCGAGCGGCTGGCGCTGCGGCTGGAACGGGCCGCGCAGGAGCACCGGCCGATCGTCCACGAGACCGAGGTGGTGGCGACACCGCTGACGGGCACGTCCGACACGCTGGGCTCGGTGGAGGCCGCCCGGATGGTGTCCCGGCTGCCGTACGGGCTGGTGTCGCTGGATCTGCACGGCCGGATCGGGTTCGTCAACACGGCCGCCGCCGAGCTGCTCGGCAGACCGGCCGGGGAACTGCTCGGCACGCTGCTCTGGGTGTCGGTGCCCTGGCTGAACGACCCGATGTACGAGGACCGCTACCGGGGGGCGCTGCTCAGCCAGCAGGTGACGTCGTTCGTGGCGTTGCGGCCGCCGGGCGAGTGGCTGTCGTTCCGGATGTATCCGAGCACGACCGGGCTGAGCATGCGGATCAGCCGGGCCCGGGCGGTGGCGGAGATCGCGCGCGGCGCGCCGCAGGCGGACCCGTCCCCGGCGCGGCTGGTGAGCATCTCCCAGGTGCTGAGCTTCGCGGGCGCGCTGACCGAGGCGGTCGGGGTGCAGGACGTGGTGCAGCTGGTCTGGGACGAGGTGGCCCCGGCGGTCGGCAGCCAGGCGATGGTGATCCTCGGCTCGCAGGGCGGCCGGCTGCACGTGCTGGGGCATCGCGGCTACCCGGACGCGCATGTCGTGGACCGGTTCCACGGGCTGCCGCTGACCGAGCGGACCCCCGGCACCCATGTGCTCAGCAGCGGGGTGCCGGCGTTCTTCGACTCCCGGGAGGAGCTGGAGCGGCTGTATCCGCGCCGGCACCAGACCCCGGACGGCTTCGCGGCCTGGGCGTATCTGCCGCTGATCGCATCCGGGCGGCCGGTGGGCACCTGTGTGCTGGCCTACGCCGAGCCCCATGTCTTCCCTGCCGACGAACGGGCCGTCCTGACGTCCCTGGGCGGGCTGATCGCGCAGGCGCTGGAGCGTGCCCGGCTCTACGACGCCAAGCACCGGCTCGCGCACGGACTCCAGCAGGCCCTGCTGCCGAACTCGCTGGCACCGCCGCCCGGCATCGAGGCGGCCGCCCGCTATCTGCCGGCCACCCATGGCATGGACATCGGCGGCGACTTCTACGACCTGGTGCCGACGCTGCCGCTGACGGCGGCGGTGATCGGGGACGTACAGGGGCACAACGTGACCGCGGCGGCCCTGATGGGGCAGATCCGTACCGGTGTCCGGGCGTACACCACGGTCGGGCAGGCGCCGCACGAGGTCATGAGCAGCACCAACCGGCTGCTGATCGACCTCGGCACCGAGCTGTTCGCCAGCTGTCTGTATCTGCGGCTGGACCCGGCAGGCGGGAAGGCGGTCATGGCGCGGGCGGGGCATCCGCCGCCGCTGCTGAGACGGCCGGACGGGCGGGTGCGGGTGCTGGACCTGGCCGGTGGCCCGCTGCTCGGGATCGACGCGGCCGCGGTGTATCCGACGACCGAGGTGTCCTTCGCTCCCGGCTCGGTGCTCGTCCTGTACACCGACGGTCTGGTGGAGGCGCCCGGTATCGACATCGAGGACGCGCTGGCCGGCCTCGGTACCCTGCTGTCGGAGATCGGCGACCAGCCGCTGGAGAGGCTGGCGGACGAGGTGGTCCGGCAGAGCGCGGCGGCGCGGGAACGGATGGACGACGTGGCGGTACTGCTGCTGCGGGCGCACCAAGCCTGACGGGCCGGCCCTCCCGGCGGAGGACCGGCCCGTCTCCCCACCGGCCGGAACCGCGGGTGAGGCCGCCGGGGAGACAGGGGTGGGGCGCGTCACGCAAGGGGCGCGGGGCTGCGTTGATGTGTGGCTGCGCCGCGTGGGCGCGCCGGGGCCACGACGGCGCCGCAGACGAGAGTCGTCCTGTCGCGGCAGCGCACGTCGCGGCCCGCCCGGCGGAGCGCTACCGCGTGCTGGTCAGCGACGACCCGTCGTTCGCCGACCCGGCGCCGGACTGATCGCTTCCGCCGCCGGGCTGGTCGGTGGCCGAGGCGGACGGGTCGGCGGAGCCGCCGATCTGGTCTCCGCCCGCGCCGGACTGGTCGCCCGCCGAGGCCGAGGGGTTGGCGGAGCCGGACTGGTCGCCTGCCGAGGCCGACGGAGCGGCGGAGCCGGACTGGTCGCCCGCCGAGGCCGACGGGTTGGCGGAGCCGGACTGGCCGCCCGCGCCGTTGCCGGCGTTGCCGCCGTTGCCGCCGTTGCCGCCGTTGCCGCCGTTGCCGCCGTTGCCGAGGGTCGCGCCGGTGGCCTGGAGGGCGGCGGTGACCGGCTGGAAGAAGGTCTCGCCGCCGCTGGTGCAGTCGCCGCTGCCGCCGGAGGTGAGGCCGACCGCGCCGCCGTCCTGGGTGAACAGGGAGCCGCCGCTGTCGCCGGCCTCGGCGCAGACGTTGGTCTGGATGAGGCCGTTGACGGTGTCGGTGCCGCCCGGGACGGTCTCGCTCGCGAAGTTCACGGTGGCGTCGAGGCCGGTGACCTGGCCGTTGTGCAGCCCGGTGGTGGAGCCCATGCGGAACACGGTCTCGCCGACGGTGGCGTCGGCGGCCTGGGTGATCTGCACGGTCTGGCCGTTTCCGGCGTTGACCGTGCTGGACGTCTGCGTGGTCTTGTCGTTGTACTTGACGAGCGAGAAGTCGTTGCCGGGGAACTTGGCCTGGTCCACGGTGGCGATGGGCTGGCCGTTCTGCGAGTCGGACCAGTCCTTGGCGGCGACTCCGCAGTGACCGGCCGTCAGGAAGGCGGGGCTGCCGTCGGAGGCGGTGACGTTGAAGCCGAGGGAGCAGCGGACGCCGCCCTGCTGGGTCTGGGAGAAGATGGCGTCGCCGCCCGAGACGAAGGTCTTGAAGGTGCCGGCGGACTTCTTCAGCGTCGCCATGCCGGAGCCGAGGCTCTGTACCGTCGACTGCAGTCTGTTCCACTTGGCGCCGGTGACGGTGGAGTCGGCGGTGACGAGCACCTTGTCGGTGCGCGGGTCCACGGCCCAGGAGGTGCCGGGGATCGTGGCCTTGGTCTTCAGCGTGCCGGCGGCGGCCTTCAGGCTGCTGGTGCTGTTCTTCACCTGACGGGCGACCGCGCCGGCCTTCTCCACCTGGGCGATCGTGTTGCTGTCGCCGTTGACCACGTTGACGACGAGTTGCTGCTTGCCGCTGTCGAAGTACGACCCGGCGAAGGCGGCACCGAGGGCCTTCTGGAGCTGGGCGGCGAGGCCGGACGCCTGGGTGGCCTTCAGGGTCTTCGCGGTGCCGGTGCCGTCCGACGCCTGGTTCGTGCCCTGTGAGGCGTTGGCGTGGGGCAGCAGAAGGGCCGCCGCACCGAGCGCCGCGACACCGCCCACCGCTATCGCGGCCTTGCGCTTGGGCATTCGCTTGTGACTCAAACTTCTCAGCCTCCTGGGACGGGGGTCTGCCGCTGACGGGCAGTTCATATCGGGGCGCCTGGATGGCCGTACGTACGCACCGGCCGCGCGGTGTGTTCAATTCCGTTTCCCAACGGCCGTGCCGGGCGGGCGAATCGGCCACGCCGTGCGTGCCGTGGCGGGCGGCCGGGGACGATCCCCCGTATGACGATGACCCCCGCCGAAGCCGGCAAGATCCTCTCGGCCAACTTCGCCCCTTGGGTGCTCGATCTCGGGCTGAGTGTCGAGGCGGTGGGCGAGGACCGGGCCGTGCTGCGGCTGCCCTGGTCACAGCGGCTGGCCCGGGAGGGCGGGGGGATGTCCGGGCAGGCGCTGATGGCGGCTGCCGACACGGCGACGGTGATCGCGGTGTCGGCCGCGCGGGGCGGGTTCGTGCCGATGACGACGGTTCAGCAGTCGACGTCGTTCCAGCGGGCGGTGACCGACTCGGATGTCCGGATCGAAGCGGTCCTGACGAAGCTGGGGCGCCGGATGGCGTTCGCGGACATCACCCTGACCGACGCCGACTCGGGGGCGCTCGCGGCGCGGGCGAGCACGGTGTACGCGATTCTGAGCTGACACGGTCCGCTACCGATCAGTAACGGTCCGTTCCGAGCGCGATGCGGAATCCCTCCTTCAGGGAATCTGCACATTGAATACTCAACCAAGTCACCGCCGACCGGGGATCTGCACATCCGCGCGCCCCTCGGCACTCCTTTGGCGAGGAGTGCCGGATTCCCCGTCCAACGGGCAAGGGGTCGGACGCGCCGATGCCGTGCCGCATGTGAAGGAGTCGCCGACGTGGCGTGCGCACGCCTGCACGGATGAACCCCGTCGTGACCCAAGTGCCCTGGTGAGAGCCCTGGTTGATTGGAAGCCCGCCCCGGCTGCGTGCTTTGATCCATCGCACCGCGGGGGTCGCGGCGGGCTCCCGGCGACGGGGGCCCGGCGCCCGCGGTCGCGGCCGTCCGTCTGTCCCCAGAGGGGGGCCGCTCCCCCCTTGTGAAATATCCATTAGGAAGGGAAGTTCCATCATGAACTCCACCCCCCAGGTTGAGACCGTCGAGATCTCGGACGCCGAGCTGGACAACGTCTCCGGCGGCCTGTCCGTGAACACCCTGAACACCGTGACCGGCGCCGTCAACGGCGTTGCCCCGGTTTCCGGCGCTGTGACCACCGCTGTCGGCACCGTCGAGGGTGTCACCGGCCTGAACGTGCAGCCGGTCACCAACCTGGTCGCCGGTCTCTGATCGCGCCTCGGTACCACCGAAGTCCCGGAGCCGTTTCCCGGCTCCGGGACTCTCGGGTGCCCGCGGCAGGCCGGACCGTGTCCGCCCTCGCGGGTGCCCGTATCCCTGTCGTCACGCTGTCTCTCCTCGGGTGAGGGAAGTTCCGTGCAGTTCCGCCAACAGGCCCTCGCCAAGCTCCAGTCACCGGAAGAGCTGGACCTCCCGGTGCGTCTGGCCCGCCCCCAGGGCTGGCTCGCCCTGGGCGTCACCGTCGTCGTCATGGCGGCGGCCTCCGTCTGGGCGGTGACCGGTTCGGTCGCCTCCACGGTGAGCGCACCGGCCATACTCACCCACGCACAGGGCAGTTATCTGCTGCAGAGCCCGGTCTCCGGCCAGGTGACGGCCGTCCTCGCCCAGCAGGGCGAGCGGCTGCCCGCGAACGCGCCGGTCCTGAAGGTCCGTACGGCGCAGGGTGATTCCGTGGTCCGCACGGTCGCCGCGGGCCGCGTCACCACGCTCGCCGCCACCATCGGGCAGATCATCCAGACCGGCACCAACGTCGCCGCGGTGGAGAAGATCGCCCACGCCTCCGACGCGCTGTACGCGACCGTGTACGTCCCCGCCGAGAACGCCGCCGCCATCCCGGCACACGCCTCCGTCGACCTCACCGTCTCCTCGGTGCCGGCCCAGACGTACGGCGTGCTGCGCGGCCAGGTGAAGTCGGTGGACCGCTCCGCGCAGTCCGCGCAGTCGATCTCGGCGTTCCTCGGCGACAGCCAGCTGGGCCAGCAGTTCACCGGCAAGGGCCGCCCGGTGGCCGTACTGGTGGCGCTCGACAAGTCGCAGACCACCAAGAGCGGTTACCGCTGGTCCACCAGCGACGGGCCGCCGTTCCGGCTCGACTCCATGACGCTCGCCTCCGGTTCGATCAAGCTGGCCGACCAGCACCCCATGGATTGGCTGCTCCCGTGACCGTTTCGACCGAAGGCACCCAGGACACCCGCGGCCGCAGACGCGCAGCCCCGGCCAAACGGCCGGTCCCCAAGCCCCGTGGCGGCACGGTCCGTACCCCCACCGTGCTCCAGATGGAGGCCGTCGAGTGCGGCGCCGCCTCCCTCGCCATGGTTCTCGCGCACTACGGCCGGCACGTCCCGCTGGAGGAGCTGCGCATCGCCTGCGGTGTCTCCCGCGACGGCTCGCGCGCCTCCAACCTGCTGAAGGCGGCCCGCAGTTACGGCCTGACCGCCAAGGGCATGCAGATGGACCTGGCCGCCCTCGCCGGAGTGGCGGCACCGGCCATCCTGTTCTGGGAGTTCAACCACTACGTCGTCTTCGACGGCATGGGCCGCCGCTTCGGCCGGCGGGGTGTGTACATCAACGACCCCGCCAAGGGCCGCCGTTTCGTGCCCATGGAGGAGTTCGACGGCAGCTTCACCGGTGTGGTGCTGGTGATGGAGCCGGGCGACGGCTTCACCAAGGGCGGCCGCAAGCCGGGCGTGCTCGGCGCGATGCCGGCTCGGCTGCGCGGCACCGCCGGCACCCTGCCCGCCGCCGTCCTGGCCAGCCTGCTGCTGGTCGCGGTCGGCGCCGCGGTGCCCGCGCTCAGCCGCACCTACATCGACAAGTTCCTCATCGGCGGCCAGACCTCGCTGCTGGGCGTGCTGTTCGCCTCGATGGGCACCTGCGTCCTGCTCACCCTGGTGCTGACCTGGCTCCAGCAGGCCAATCTGCTGCACGGCCGGATCATCTCCTCCACCCTCTCCAGCGCCCGCTTCCTGCGCCACCTGCTCCGGCTGCCGGTGACGTTCTTCGCCCAGCGCTCCCCCGCCGACCTGGTGCAGCGCCTGCAGTCCAACGACCAGGTCGCCGAGACCCTGGCCCGTGACCTCGCGGCGGCCGGCGTGGACGCGATCGTCGTCGTGCTGTACGCCGTGCTGCTCTACACCTACGACCCGCAGCTGACGTTCGTCGGCATCGGCGTGGCGCTGCTCAACGTGGTGGCCATGCGGCTGGTCATACGGCTGCGCGCGACCCGTACGGCGAAGCTGCGCGCGGACACGGCACGGCTCACGAACACGTCGTACACCGGTCTTCAGCTGATCGAGACGATGAAGGCGACCGGCGGGGAGGACGGCTACTTCCGCAAGTGGGCCGGGCAGCACGCCACCACCCTGGAGGAGCAGCAGCGGCTCGGGGTGCCGAGCGCCTGGCTCGGGGTGGTCGCGCCGACGCTGGCCACGTTCAACAGCGCGCTGATCCTGTGGATCGGCGGCCTGCGCGCGGTCGAGGGGCACATCTCGGTGGGTCTGCTGGTCGCCTTCCAGGCGCTGGTCACCCGGTTCACCGCCCCCCTGACCCGGCTCAACGGCGTGGCGGGCCGCATCCAGGACTTCGCCGCCGACGTGGCCCGGCTGAAGGACGTGGAGAACTTCCAGGCCGACCCGCTCTACGCCCGCCCCGGCGGCGCCGACTCCACGCGCCGGCTGCAGGGACACGTCGAGCTGGAGAACGTCACCTTCGGCTACAGCCCGCTGGACCAGCCGCTGCTGAGCGGCTTCGACCTGACCGTGGGCCCCGGCCAGCAGGTGGCCCTGGTCGGCGGTTCCGGCAGCGGCAAGTCCACGGTGTCCCGGCTGATCTCGGGCCTGTACACCCCGTGGGACGGGGTGATCCGCATCGACGGCCGCCGGCTGGAGGACATTCCCCGCGGGGCACTGGCCTCCTCGGTCTCCTTCGTCGACCAGGACGTGTTCCTCTTCGAGGGCTCGGTCCGCGACAACGTGGCGCTGTGGGATCCGTCGATCCCGGACGAGGCCGTGGTGGAGGCGCTGAAGGACGCGGCCCTGTACGACGTGGTGATGCGCCGGCCGGGCGGCATCCACAGCAGGGTCGAGCAGGACGGCCACAACTTCTCCGGCGGTCAGAGGCAGCGGCTGGAGATCGCGCGGGCACTGGTGCGCCGGCCGAGCATCCTGGTGCTGGACGAGGTGACCAGCGCGCTGGACGCCGAGACCGAGCTGGCCGTGATGGACAACCTGCGCCGGCGTGGCTGCGCCTGCGTGGTGATCGCGCACCGGCTGAGCACGGTCCGCGACAGCGACGAGATCGTGGTGCTCCAGCACGGCACGGTCGTCGAGCGCGGGCGGCACGAGGAGCTGGTGGCGCACGGTGGCGCGTACGCCGCGCTGGTCAGGGAGCGATGAGATGACGACCGTCGGCGAAGGCGACCTCGTTCTCGGTGCGCTGGGGTCCATGGGCACCCGCATCGACTGCGCCGGATTCAACCGCCTGGACCTCGAAGGCCCGCAGGTGCTGTGGCTGGTCGCGGGCGGCGCCCTGGACCTGTTCGCGGTGGACGCGGTCCAGCAGGGCCACTGGCACCACCTCGGCCGGCTGGAGGCGGGTGCGCTGCTGCTCGGCCCGGTCGCCGGGCCCCAGCACACGCTGGTGGCCCGCCCGGTCCGGGACTGCGTGGTGCACCGGATCAACCTGCGCGAGCTGTACCAGCCCGCGAACACCGAGACCTGGTCGTACGACGAGTACGGCAACCCCCAGTACGTGCCGCCCGCCACCAGCCCGCTGGAGTACGCGGTCGCGCTCGGCGTCGGCCGTGGCCTGTCCGTCCTCTTCCAGGCGCCGATGGCCGAGGAGCGCTCCCAGGCGCCCACCGACGACGACGTGTTCTGGATGCAGGTGCCGCCGGGCAGCGTCCAGTACGGCTCCCTGTACGGCGCGGAGGCCGCCGCCGACCTGCTGATGGACCCGGCGCTGTGGCAGACCATGGTCGACCAGCAGTACCGGCTGCTGACCGCGCTGGACCGCTGGATCGAGCAGCTGGAGCGCACCCACGAGACCCGCACGGCCGCCGGGATCAAGGCCGGTGAGGCGGTGCGCGCCCAGGCCGACCAGACCCTGCTGGCCTCCATCGGCAAGCGCTCGGCCCGCCGCACGACGGCCGCCGACGCCGACGCCGGGTACGCGGCCTGCAAGCTGGTCGCCGAGGCGGCCGGGATCAAGCTCGCGGAGCCCGCGCAGAGCGGCACCGAGAGCGAACGCCTCGACCCGGTCGAACGGGTGGCGCTCGCCTCCCGGGTGCGCACCCGGGCCGTACGGCTGCAGGGACGCTGGTGGCGGGAGAACGTCGGCCCGCTGGTCGGGCACCGGGCGCTGTCCGGGGCGCCGGTCGCGCTGCTGTGGCGGCGCGGCGGGTATGTCGCCGTCCACCCGGGGACGGGGCGCGAGACGCCCATCGAGAAGGCGAACGCGGAGGAGTTCGAGCCGCGCGCGGTGATGTTCTACCGGCCACTGCCCGACAAGGCGCTCTCGCCGTTCGGTCTGCTGCGGTTCAGTCTGCACGGCACGCGCGGCGATGTGCTCGCCCTGCTGCTGGCGGGCCTGGTGACGGTGGCGATCGGCTCGCTGGTGCCGATCGCGACGGGCAAGGTGCTCGGCGAGTTCGTGCCGAGGGCTGAGCAGGGCCTGATCGTCCAGGTGTGCCTGGCCGTGATGGTGAGCGGGGTGGTGGCGGCGGCGTTCACGCTGCTGGAGAACCTGTCCATCCTGCGCCTGGAGGGCCGGATAGAGGCGGCGCTCCAGCCGGCCGTCTGGGACCGGCTGCTGCGCCTGCCCACCCGGTTCTTCACCCAGCGCTCGACCGGTGAACTCGCCAGTGCCGCCATGGGCATCAGCGCGATGCGCCGGCTGCTGGCGGGCGTCGGCCCGGTGGTCGCGCAGTCGGTGACCGTCGGCGCGATGAACCTGGGCCTGCTGTTCTGGTACAGCCCGTCGATGGCCATGGCGGCGGTCGGCATGCTCATCGTGATCGCGGCCGTGTTCCTGGGGCTCGGGCTGTGGCAGGTGCGCTGGCAGCGGAAGCTGACGGTGCTCGGCAACAAGCTCAACAACCAGGCCTTCCAGACCCTGCGCGGCCTGCCCAAACTGCGGGTGGCGGCGGCCGAGAACTACGCCTACGCGGCCTGGGCGCGCGAGTTCGCGCACAGCCGGGAGCTGCAGCAGAAGGTCGGCCGGATCAAGAACCTCACCACGGTGCTCGGCGGAATCTACCTGCCCGTGTGCACCCTGCTGATGTTCATGCTGCTGGCGGGCCCGGCGCGGGGCACGATGTCGGCGGCGGACTTCCTGACCTTCAACACCTCGGTGACGATGGTGCTGACCTCGGTCACCCAGCTGACCGGCTCCTTCGTGTCGGCGGTGGCCGCGCTGCCGCTGTTCGAGGAGATCAAGCCGGTCTTCGAGGCGACCCCGGAGGTGCGGACGTCGAGCACCCGGCCGGGCCCGCTGTCCGGTGCGATCGAGGCCCGCCGGCTCTCCTTCCGGTACGCCGACGACGGCCCGCTCGTCCTGGACGACGTGTCCTTCGCCGTCCGGCCGGGTGAGTTCGTGGCGGTCGTCGGCCCCAGCGGCTGCGGCAAGTCCACCCTGCTGCGGCTGCTCATCGGCTTCGACAAGCCGGTCTCCGGCAGTGTCCTGTACGACGGCCAGGACCTCGCGGCGCTCGACCAGTCGGCCGTGCGCCGCCAGTGCGGGGTGGTGCTCCAGCACGCGCAGCCGTTCACCGGTTCCATCCTGGACGTCATCTGCGGTACCGAGCCGTACACGCCGGAGGAGGCGATGGCGGCGGCCGAGATGGCGGGGCTCGCGGAGGACATCAAGCGGATGCCGATGGGCCTGCACACGATCGTGGCGGGCAGCGGGGCGATATCCGGCGGTCAG
Above is a genomic segment from Streptomyces fodineus containing:
- a CDS encoding HlyD family efflux transporter periplasmic adaptor subunit is translated as MQFRQQALAKLQSPEELDLPVRLARPQGWLALGVTVVVMAAASVWAVTGSVASTVSAPAILTHAQGSYLLQSPVSGQVTAVLAQQGERLPANAPVLKVRTAQGDSVVRTVAAGRVTTLAATIGQIIQTGTNVAAVEKIAHASDALYATVYVPAENAAAIPAHASVDLTVSSVPAQTYGVLRGQVKSVDRSAQSAQSISAFLGDSQLGQQFTGKGRPVAVLVALDKSQTTKSGYRWSTSDGPPFRLDSMTLASGSIKLADQHPMDWLLP
- a CDS encoding response regulator transcription factor, which encodes MIRVLLVHDVCLVRSVLAEWLRREPGLDVDDTPWRGAGARVRSLCPDVCAADLECADGQGTVPLGDLCPPHTGGRPPALVVLAHADRPGLLKRAAEAGALGFVDKAGSPDRLVRAIRSVAERERFVDASLGFGFLKAAEMPLTRRELSVLSLAAGGASIAEIAGSLHLSNGTVRNYMASITRKTGARNRVDAIRISRGEGWV
- a CDS encoding SpoIIE family protein phosphatase, with translation MVGVSDGPGPGPAPAAGEVLVAQPVLSLALVSMMQEVHAHSGAVYLLRPDEPVLEMTVHAGMPRAFAAPWERVGLSAPIPVADAARERRLVWVGGEEQMARCYPRIAVVLPYPFALAALPVATERQVYGAVFVTWPGAHPPELSPGERDHLWAACERLALRLERAAQEHRPIVHETEVVATPLTGTSDTLGSVEAARMVSRLPYGLVSLDLHGRIGFVNTAAAELLGRPAGELLGTLLWVSVPWLNDPMYEDRYRGALLSQQVTSFVALRPPGEWLSFRMYPSTTGLSMRISRARAVAEIARGAPQADPSPARLVSISQVLSFAGALTEAVGVQDVVQLVWDEVAPAVGSQAMVILGSQGGRLHVLGHRGYPDAHVVDRFHGLPLTERTPGTHVLSSGVPAFFDSREELERLYPRRHQTPDGFAAWAYLPLIASGRPVGTCVLAYAEPHVFPADERAVLTSLGGLIAQALERARLYDAKHRLAHGLQQALLPNSLAPPPGIEAAARYLPATHGMDIGGDFYDLVPTLPLTAAVIGDVQGHNVTAAALMGQIRTGVRAYTTVGQAPHEVMSSTNRLLIDLGTELFASCLYLRLDPAGGKAVMARAGHPPPLLRRPDGRVRVLDLAGGPLLGIDAAAVYPTTEVSFAPGSVLVLYTDGLVEAPGIDIEDALAGLGTLLSEIGDQPLERLADEVVRQSAAARERMDDVAVLLLRAHQA
- a CDS encoding S1 family peptidase; translated protein: MSHKRMPKRKAAIAVGGVAALGAAALLLPHANASQGTNQASDGTGTAKTLKATQASGLAAQLQKALGAAFAGSYFDSGKQQLVVNVVNGDSNTIAQVEKAGAVARQVKNSTSSLKAAAGTLKTKATIPGTSWAVDPRTDKVLVTADSTVTGAKWNRLQSTVQSLGSGMATLKKSAGTFKTFVSGGDAIFSQTQQGGVRCSLGFNVTASDGSPAFLTAGHCGVAAKDWSDSQNGQPIATVDQAKFPGNDFSLVKYNDKTTQTSSTVNAGNGQTVQITQAADATVGETVFRMGSTTGLHNGQVTGLDATVNFASETVPGGTDTVNGLIQTNVCAEAGDSGGSLFTQDGGAVGLTSGGSGDCTSGGETFFQPVTAALQATGATLGNGGNGGNGGNGGNGGNAGNGAGGQSGSANPSASAGDQSGSAAPSASAGDQSGSANPSASAGDQSGAGGDQIGGSADPSASATDQPGGGSDQSGAGSANDGSSLTSTR
- a CDS encoding NHLP family bacteriocin export ABC transporter peptidase/permease/ATPase subunit, encoding MTVSTEGTQDTRGRRRAAPAKRPVPKPRGGTVRTPTVLQMEAVECGAASLAMVLAHYGRHVPLEELRIACGVSRDGSRASNLLKAARSYGLTAKGMQMDLAALAGVAAPAILFWEFNHYVVFDGMGRRFGRRGVYINDPAKGRRFVPMEEFDGSFTGVVLVMEPGDGFTKGGRKPGVLGAMPARLRGTAGTLPAAVLASLLLVAVGAAVPALSRTYIDKFLIGGQTSLLGVLFASMGTCVLLTLVLTWLQQANLLHGRIISSTLSSARFLRHLLRLPVTFFAQRSPADLVQRLQSNDQVAETLARDLAAAGVDAIVVVLYAVLLYTYDPQLTFVGIGVALLNVVAMRLVIRLRATRTAKLRADTARLTNTSYTGLQLIETMKATGGEDGYFRKWAGQHATTLEEQQRLGVPSAWLGVVAPTLATFNSALILWIGGLRAVEGHISVGLLVAFQALVTRFTAPLTRLNGVAGRIQDFAADVARLKDVENFQADPLYARPGGADSTRRLQGHVELENVTFGYSPLDQPLLSGFDLTVGPGQQVALVGGSGSGKSTVSRLISGLYTPWDGVIRIDGRRLEDIPRGALASSVSFVDQDVFLFEGSVRDNVALWDPSIPDEAVVEALKDAALYDVVMRRPGGIHSRVEQDGHNFSGGQRQRLEIARALVRRPSILVLDEVTSALDAETELAVMDNLRRRGCACVVIAHRLSTVRDSDEIVVLQHGTVVERGRHEELVAHGGAYAALVRER
- a CDS encoding PaaI family thioesterase, with translation MTMTPAEAGKILSANFAPWVLDLGLSVEAVGEDRAVLRLPWSQRLAREGGGMSGQALMAAADTATVIAVSAARGGFVPMTTVQQSTSFQRAVTDSDVRIEAVLTKLGRRMAFADITLTDADSGALAARASTVYAILS